The DNA region GTTTGAGAAAAAGGACATAGCATCAAACTTTGAAAGCCTCCATCATTCTCTTAAAACACCTCCTATTGATGTTCATATTCATGACTGTAAAAATGTATTAATACAATTAGAAACCTTTGCCAGAGAACAAAAAGCTGATGTGATCTGTATAGAAAAATCAAGCAGAATATTTCAGATGATCATTGAACAGGATAATATTGAAAGATTGCCATGCTGCACTGATATCCCTATCCTTATTGTACCAACAATATGAGATAGTAGTTAAAATTTATCAAACAAATGTAACCACTGCAGAATCTGTTTGAAAATCAAAAAGTGATCTATTACAGTCTTCTGCGCTCTGTGCCCCAGGACTTCTCTTTTTTTAGGTTCCTTAAGCAGCATATTCATAACATGTGCTACATCCTCAGGGTTTGCAGGGTTTTTAATAATCTTCCCCTGAATATCATCCATTATCTGCTCGTTTATTCCACAGGTATAGCCTCCTATCACAGGTTTCTTCTTCCACATGGCTTCTGTTACAGTTAAACCAAACCCTTCTCTGATAGAGTTCTGAACAACTACAGAAGCACAAAGTTGCAGAGCATTAACAATAAGATGGTTCTGTTTCCTCGACTCCATTGGTAAATTTAAAATTACAATATCTCTTTGAAGTGCAGTTGAAAGACTTTTATAGTAATCAAAAATTTCATTTAATACATCTTCTCCCTCAGGATCATCTGAAACATAACTCGGGTCAGGACCTGCCAATACTAGCTTAAGCATCTCCAGTCGTCTTCTATGTCTGTGATCATATTGATAAGAAGTCCTGGTCTTCATCAATTCAAACCCCTTTATCAATTCCAAAAAACCTTTTAGCCTATCCCACCGACCAACCTGTAAAGCGAATGGTTTAAATAACAAGCCAGGATCTGAGGGGAGAAATGATCTAGATAAATTGCCATTAGGCTGAAGTCTCTTAGCCATGTTGGAGAAGGGAGGTGTAAGAACTGCCTGATAAGGTCTTAATAAGCCAGAGTTACTTAGAATGCCAACTGTTTTGTGAATTGAAAGATATCTGTTTTTATGATCCAAAGGATCTATCGTAGGGTGCATTACTGTAGCCCTCCCAGCTAAATGACCGGGAATATATGCTGTAGCGGAAAATACATTAAAATTATAAAGTTCAGTATATGGCAGAAGGAAGTCCCAGGCGTTTTTAGTCTGCTCATTATGCTGATCTATTCCTATATGACACCTCCAGATAAACTTTAAGGGAAGTTTCCCTTTTAAAAATTTGATCATACCTGCAGGTTGCGGATCATGCACTACTACAATATCATGAGGTTTTAATAATTTGAGCAAGGCTTCTGCATTTTCTTTATTTACCTGCTC from Sporocytophaga myxococcoides includes:
- a CDS encoding glycosyltransferase: MIRTIEVNIGVKLDDYDLYATLSPGLRALQSEACVLVPKLKGTKVWMVNSTAQGGGVAEMMPRLISLFRQIGIDTDWVVAGSDKIEFFNITKKIHNLIHGVCCDFVYEEERALYEQVNKENAEALLKLLKPHDIVVVHDPQPAGMIKFLKGKLPLKFIWRCHIGIDQHNEQTKNAWDFLLPYTELYNFNVFSATAYIPGHLAGRATVMHPTIDPLDHKNRYLSIHKTVGILSNSGLLRPYQAVLTPPFSNMAKRLQPNGNLSRSFLPSDPGLLFKPFALQVGRWDRLKGFLELIKGFELMKTRTSYQYDHRHRRRLEMLKLVLAGPDPSYVSDDPEGEDVLNEIFDYYKSLSTALQRDIVILNLPMESRKQNHLIVNALQLCASVVVQNSIREGFGLTVTEAMWKKKPVIGGYTCGINEQIMDDIQGKIIKNPANPEDVAHVMNMLLKEPKKREVLGHRAQKTVIDHFLIFKQILQWLHLFDKF